CAGAACATGAGTGGATGAGTCCGGAGTTTTGGCTTTTTTTAGGGTATTCTCCCACCCAAAAAAAGCATCTAACATCAGAGTGGCAAGACTTAATCCATCCCGACGATTTAGTCGTGGTCAGTAAAAATTTAGAAAAGCATCTTGCCAATCCAGCTCACCCCTACGATCAAATCGTTCGGTATACCAAGAAAAATGGAAAGATAGTGTGGGTCCGATGTCGAGGAATTGCCATTCGAGATCAGTTTGACCAGCCCGTTCGAATGTTAGGCGCCCATGTGGATGTCACAAAGCTGATGGAAGTAACAGAACTGCTGGAAATTCAGCTCCAAAGACTAGATGCCTGCAAGATGCGGCTTTCTCTAGAACAGCAGAAAGTCAGCCAACTCGCCCATGAGAAATCACAGTTGGAAGGACAACTGCAGCAAAAGGAAAAAGAAATTCAGGTACTAAAACAACGGGTACTCTAGTTTAGCCATACCCAATGAATTCTGAAACCAACCGGCATTTATCTTGCCTCACCCACCCATAGGGCTCCAATGAAATAATCTATTTCTGCGACTCCTATTGGATTCAACAGTGATTTGTACCCGTTAGCAAGACAAGAAATCTAAAATCAGCTAAGTCTATTTGCGCTATATACACTCAAAACGAACACTAGCTTTGCCATAGAAGCTTGCTGTGAAAGGGGTTTAGGCCGTAAAGTATACCCATAAACTGCGAAGTATAACTTATTCTTATACATTATTCTATTGACCTTCAAGCTTGCTGCAATGGTTAGGATGTTCCTATCAACAGCCGAAAATCTTCTAACGATTACAGCACTTTTTATTTTCTCTTCTAGCCCAGATCCAATGACTATCACACCTGCCAATTCTGAACAGTCTCTTTTTTTATCCAATGAGGAGATTAATAGCTTTCTCCTACTCAACTTAGACGAAGACAGTATGAATGATGCGAGTGTAAACGTCTAAATCAAGATGATAGGGATGTCAGAGAGCACATCTCTTTGGAGGGTTGTTGGTTGATGGGCAATATAGAGGGAAGTAGTGTTCCCCTAGCTTAGACAGGCTTTTACTCCATTACTACAATTCACAGGTAAGCGTTCACTCCAAAAAAATATGGCGAAAAAAATTACGCTGGAACCCATCGAGTCTCAGGCATCTATTAAGACGAATGATCATCTTTTGGCAGTGCTACTCCAAGAAAAGTTAGATGTTCAGTGGAAATGCGGTGGCAGGGGAAGATGTGCCACCTGCCATATTTACATTCAATCCGGAGAAGAGAGCTTATCTCCAAAAAGTAAAAGAGAGGTGAAAACCCTAGAGTTAATCTCGAATAGCCAAGAAAATTCTCGATTGGCGTGTCAAGCCAGAGTATTAGGAGAAGGGGTTGTTGTAGAACTCCCAGTGGGAATGTATCTGAGCGAAATTGACAATCTGGATACGTTAATTGGGAAAAAAATTCAAGAGCATATTCTTCATCCACTGAATGGAACTGTTCTGGTGCAGGAAGGCATGATGATCACCCGTTCTATGGTGAACCAACTGAAAGAGGCCCTCGTTCAAATTGATAAAGTTCTAGGTATAATCTGAACTCGGGTACTGCCCTTTCAGCATCGGCTCAAATATTCAATCCCTTCATTAAACTCGAAGAACTTAGAAACCTATTTTTCTTCCTTATATACTGCCAACGGCTGAGGGCTTAACATTTCAGATTGAGCTATAACTCTCTCTAACAAAGAATTTAAAGCTCATCTAAAAAGTAAACTTTCAACTCGTTCGGAGTATAATTACTGAATTTTCAAAGTATCTATAGCCTGATCAAACAGGAAATTGAGTGTATTCCCTGTCGCCAGTTGCATTGGACAAAAGCCATTATCAAGAGAGAATTGTCTTTTTTGCAAAGTCAATAACCATGAATGGCATTCATTCTTTCCACATGTCTGAAGATGGCTAGCTTTCTAGAAGCTTGGCTTTAATCCATCGGTCATGGAAAGAACCTTTTACCCATGCTGTCTGGGGACAGACTATCGGCTGCAATGAACATCCAAAGTATGCCATTGTCAAAACTCCTCTATTCCTTAATTGTTTATTGTTCTCGAGGCTTAAATTCTAAGTGGCAAGAACAGGGATTTGCGTTGCCTCTTGCCCTGGGTTTAGGGTTTGTGATGGTCATTTTGGGCTTGTCCACTTTCCCTATCATGAATTAAGGTTGCTGACCACAGGACCCGGATGTCCAGGGGGACAAAACACATATATTGAAGGGGTTCTATGGATGGAAGCCATTCTCAGCTCTAAGAATGAGGCCACTCATCGTAATGTGGAATATTTGGGATATGGCGGCGGTGACTACGACACAACCACGAAATCAGGTGCAACGTCTGGCATTGCTGTGTCCGAAGACGTTACTAGCCTGCTTGACCTATTGAAATATATTGACTGGCCTGCCCGCTATCGATTTGGGGGTGTTTTGCAATGGCAAAGGGTGAGGTTGTAATGAAAATGCTTTAACTCATGGTTCGCTTGCCAAATTAGACCCATTCTTGGCAATTCTCATGGCTCATTTCCCTGAACCCCGTTCTGAAGACATCCTTGTCCGTCTCCCTATCCTGTTGTAATTTCCCATGCTCCGCACCAGCTGCAACCCAGTCTCTAAACTTAGGTCTTCTCTTTCAGAAACAGGTTTCACTCTGACTGAAAAGATGGTGATTATTGCCATTATCGGCATTGCCGCTGTTGTTTCAGCTCCCAGTATTATGGCTGCGATGAATCGAGCCAAAGTGAAACAGACGATGGTTAAAGTACAGGCCGCGTTGAATGAAACGCAACGAGAAGCGATCAAAGGTAATAAAATCTGCACTCTGACCCTTAATTTTGATGCAGGACAAATTTCGGGGTCTTGTCTTAAAGTTAGCGATCGCAGTTTGGATACCAGTGTGGCTATCGCGACAAATTTGATTGATCCCACAGCCAAAACAGCCCAAGACGATGAAAGTCAGCCTGTGTGGATCAGTTCAGATGTCCAAGCACCCTCCCTTGGCCTCAATGACGGAGAGAACATTTCGCAGATTGCCATGGCTTCTGCACCCGAGCATAAAAGCCAATGGACCGACGCAGGTATGGTGGTTCAGGTTATTGCTGAAAAATGCAAAGGGAATACTGATGAAGGCTTAGGGCTAGGGACTTGTAAAGATCAGCTCATTCCCATTAAATATGGCGTTTTAGGAAATCCAGAGTTTGCCATCATTAGCGCTCAAGCCAGTCCAACCGACCCCAGTGGCAAGATTATTTTTTTCGATCCAAACAATGCTAGTGGAAAAAAGCACTGCATCGCTATATCCAACACCTTGGGTCTAACCCGAATCGGTACTTATAAAGGTGATATTCAACCCATTGCCATTACTAATGCAGGCCGTTGTACAGCTGATAACTGGGAAGATCAGTAATAGGCGAGTAGAGGGATAAAATTTGAAAAGAGCTGTTGGGCGTAGCTAATGGATCGGGGATGCCTTAGACTTCGGAATGGTTACCCCTGGGAATAGGGAGTCAAACCGTTGATTGACCCAGGCAAGCCGCAGCATGAGTAGATGATTGAAACCATCCTCACTCCAGCGCATACCAACCCCCTTAAAGCGCTGTTGAATCAGCCACTTACAAGCACTTTCGACCATTCCTGACCCCAGCGGTATCTGTAGTTGTTCAAAGTGGCGATATTGGATGTGTCGCAGATGGCGCTGGAATAAGCCTGTACCTGGAGCAACGTCGTAAAAGATTTGCCCGTAAACAATTGTGAGTGAATCAACATCGTCAAGGACCGCAATACTAATAGGTGTTGCCCATGTCGCAATTGGTGTCGCCAGCGCCGAAACCAGGCTTGGGCTTGAGCAGAGCGAGCATCCCCAAACATCGCTTTTGTTGCTCGTGCAAGATGGCCTGCTGCATGAAAGAAATCGAGAACTGCCACAGCACAGTGAGAGAACAAGGTGCGGTAGACTCGCCAGAAGCCTCGCCCCCATCACTCAACCAGATGACGCTTGGGGCCGATTCAAAGTCTTGTTTGCGGGCTTCGAGGTGCAGTAAGGGGATGAACTGGTCGATATCGCCCAATACTGCCACCAGTCTTCGACGTAGTAGTTGGGGGACACGCTTTTGTGCTCGGGTGCCCCGTGTTCCTAGGCGGGCTAAGATAGCAACTTTGACTTCTCGCCACTGGATTTTTCCCTTGGGGGTTTTCGGGGTGGGGCGAAAGGGCACCATCACACCGTCAGCAGCAATGGCCAAAGGTAGAGCAGACAACACCTCTGAAATCGCTTCACAAGGAGTCTGGTCACCTGAGGCTTGAGCTTTGAGTTGAGTCTCTAGCTCCTGATAAGCTTTGTTGCCCATGACTTGCACCCAACTCCACAAGCTTGATGAGCTGACGGATAAACCACTCCACTGACTCAGCATCCAACTGGCCAGTTCATAGGGCATAAATAGACTTAACAAGCAGCCTAGACGAACCAATTCTTCACTGCTGTGCTGATAGGAGGTAATCCCAATGGATTGATCCAAAGGAGCGGATAGACTACCTGGACACCTGTGGGGACAACGACCCACCCGTCGCTTTCAGGCAATATTTCCCACCAGTGTCTGCATCTGACGAGATTCCCATCCCTTCGAGTGCAAGCGGGTTCCGCAAGTGGGACACCTCGGCCATTCCAATACTGTTTTTGCTCGCCGTGAGAGTTCAT
The genomic region above belongs to Acaryochloris sp. CCMEE 5410 and contains:
- a CDS encoding PAS domain-containing protein yields the protein MKLAEDSHYLRIELYELIQNDPSVFDFLQGATLDGVWYWDLVNPEHEWMSPEFWLFLGYSPTQKKHLTSEWQDLIHPDDLVVVSKNLEKHLANPAHPYDQIVRYTKKNGKIVWVRCRGIAIRDQFDQPVRMLGAHVDVTKLMEVTELLEIQLQRLDACKMRLSLEQQKVSQLAHEKSQLEGQLQQKEKEIQVLKQRVL
- a CDS encoding 2Fe-2S iron-sulfur cluster-binding protein, with protein sequence MAKKITLEPIESQASIKTNDHLLAVLLQEKLDVQWKCGGRGRCATCHIYIQSGEESLSPKSKREVKTLELISNSQENSRLACQARVLGEGVVVELPVGMYLSEIDNLDTLIGKKIQEHILHPLNGTVLVQEGMMITRSMVNQLKEALVQIDKVLGII